Proteins found in one Chaetodon auriga isolate fChaAug3 chromosome 12, fChaAug3.hap1, whole genome shotgun sequence genomic segment:
- the basp1 gene encoding brain acid soluble protein 1 homolog, whose translation MGGKLSKKKKGYNVNDDKAKDKDAKAEGASAEESEAPKDNKDEAPAATDAKEVANDTAAKEAPAADAAAPKEEEKNAAPAAKEPEKPAANAEPKTEAPKSAEPAKAEEKPAAPAPAKESAPAAKEPEAKAAAPTPAAESKDEADAKKTEAPAAPAAKAEAAPAASPDPKPTEAAAPAPAKEAAAAPSSTPAAEPPAKEANATEAPSKDQTVAVQD comes from the coding sequence ATGGGAGGCAAGCTcagcaaaaagaagaagggaTACAACGTAAATGATGACAAGGCCAAAGACAAGGATGCCAAAGCAGAGGGCGCCTCTGCTGAGGAGAGCGAAGCACCGAAGGACAACAAAGACGAGGCCCCGGCTGCCACCGATGCTAAGGAGGTAGCTAACGACACGGCGGCCAAGGAGGCGCCAGCAGCAGACGCTGCAGCGCctaaagaggaggaaaagaacgCAGCTCCCGCCGCGAAGGAGCCCGAGAAGCCCGCCGCCAACGCTGAGCCGAAAACTGAGGCACCCAAGAGTGCAGAGCCCGCCAAGGCCGAGGAGAAACCAGCTGCTCCGGCCCCGGCCAAAGAATCCGCCCCTGCCGCCAAGGAGCCCGAGGCTAAGGCCGCAGCGCCCACCCCGGCGGCCGAGAGCAAAGATGAGGCCGACGCCAAAAAGACTGAGGCCCCCGCGGCACCAGCAGCCAAAGCCGAGGCGGCCCCCGCCGCCTCCCCTGACCCCAAGCCCACAGAGGCGGCGGCCCCCGCGCCGGCGAAGGAGGCCGCCGCGGCCCCTAGTTCAACACCAGCCGCCGAGCCTCCCGCCAAGGAGGCGAACGCCACAGAGGCGCCAAGCAAGGATCAAACCGTAGCAGTTCAAGATTAA